The following proteins are encoded in a genomic region of Gemmatimonadaceae bacterium:
- a CDS encoding BsuPI-related putative proteinase inhibitor has protein sequence MNASNRVEFTLDVRNNSAKMVELCFPSGKTHDFVVQDETGKEVWRWSASRMFTQGMQNKLLKSRDVAVFSDGWDAEKMHGRFTAVAMLTSDNHPIEERVEFELK, from the coding sequence GTGAACGCGAGCAATCGAGTCGAGTTCACGCTCGACGTTCGCAACAACAGCGCGAAGATGGTCGAGCTTTGCTTTCCCAGTGGAAAGACGCATGACTTCGTGGTGCAGGACGAGACCGGGAAGGAAGTGTGGCGCTGGAGCGCGTCGCGGATGTTCACGCAGGGAATGCAGAACAAGCTGTTGAAGTCGAGGGATGTCGCGGTATTCAGTGACGGCTGGGATGCGGAGAAGATGCACGGCAGGTTTACCGCTGTTGCGATGCTGACGAGTGACAATCATCCGATCGAAGAGCGGGTGGAGTTCGAGCTGAAGTAG
- a CDS encoding AtpZ/AtpI family protein, translating to MRDDTPRNPSPQKDGEINLGSFAGVGLQFAVAIVLFLFLGQWVDRKLGTSPVFLLAGVFIGGGAAFYGMYRRLTTAQKADDERRKREKESRG from the coding sequence ATGAGGGACGACACACCCCGCAACCCGAGCCCCCAAAAGGACGGCGAGATCAACCTCGGCTCCTTTGCCGGTGTGGGTCTCCAGTTTGCCGTGGCTATCGTCCTGTTCCTCTTCCTGGGACAGTGGGTGGACCGGAAACTCGGAACATCCCCGGTCTTCCTCCTCGCCGGGGTCTTCATCGGAGGAGGAGCCGCGTTCTACGGCATGTACCGGCGCCTGACGACGGCCCAAAAGGCCGACGACGAGCGCCGGAAACGCGAAAAGGAGTCACGAGGGTGA
- the atpB gene encoding F0F1 ATP synthase subunit A, producing the protein MLASQDIITPHITDAHYLEVPCLEPGFACEVDLPRWDPIHIGRLTLDLSPTKHVVMLLVAATLCLVTLLLAARAHKRQHAAVGRPKGFANGIEALVLYIRQEVILPNVGHHGEAYAPFVLTLFFFILFANLLGLIPYGSTATGNISVTATLAIITFFVIELAGMRTLGKGYVKTIVYWPSDQPFIMKVLLTPLMTPIELIGKITKPFALAIRLFANMTAGHIVVLALIGLIFTFGSYALAPLPLMMALAIMVLEVFIAFLQAYVFALLASVFIGLIREGAH; encoded by the coding sequence ATGCTCGCTAGCCAGGACATCATCACCCCGCACATCACGGACGCCCACTACCTCGAGGTCCCGTGCCTCGAGCCGGGCTTCGCGTGCGAGGTGGACCTTCCGCGGTGGGATCCGATCCACATCGGCCGCCTCACGCTCGACCTCTCGCCGACCAAGCACGTCGTCATGCTGCTCGTCGCGGCGACACTCTGCCTGGTAACGCTTCTCCTCGCCGCCCGCGCCCACAAGCGCCAGCACGCGGCGGTCGGACGGCCGAAGGGGTTCGCCAACGGGATCGAGGCTCTCGTCCTCTACATCCGGCAGGAAGTGATCCTTCCGAACGTCGGTCATCATGGCGAAGCGTACGCCCCGTTCGTCCTGACGCTCTTCTTCTTCATCCTCTTCGCCAACCTGCTCGGCCTCATTCCCTACGGCTCGACGGCGACAGGCAACATCTCGGTCACCGCGACGCTCGCCATCATCACGTTCTTCGTCATTGAGCTCGCCGGCATGCGCACGCTCGGCAAGGGCTACGTGAAGACGATCGTGTACTGGCCGAGCGACCAGCCGTTCATCATGAAGGTGTTGCTGACGCCGCTCATGACGCCCATCGAGCTCATCGGAAAGATCACCAAGCCGTTCGCTTTGGCGATCCGTCTCTTCGCGAACATGACGGCTGGACACATCGTCGTTCTCGCCCTCATCGGGCTGATCTTCACGTTCGGAAGCTACGCGCTTGCGCCGCTGCCGCTGATGATGGCGCTGGCGATCATGGTACTCGAAGTCTTCATCGCGTTCCTGCAGGCATACGTCTTCGCGCTTCTGGCCAGCGTCTTCATCGGCCTGATCCGCGAGGGAGCACACTAG
- the atpE gene encoding ATP synthase F0 subunit C: MTIFPLLQATVTYTKEFSAAWALMGAGIGAGIAVIGAGIGIGRLAGQAMDGMARQPEMAGRIQTGAIIFAALIEGAALFAIVVSFLIQGKF, from the coding sequence ATGACGATCTTTCCCCTTCTTCAAGCTACGGTGACGTACACGAAGGAATTCTCCGCCGCGTGGGCGCTCATGGGCGCCGGCATTGGCGCGGGCATCGCGGTGATCGGAGCCGGCATCGGCATCGGCCGCCTCGCCGGTCAGGCGATGGATGGCATGGCGCGTCAGCCCGAAATGGCCGGCCGCATCCAGACGGGCGCGATCATCTTCGCCGCGCTCATCGAAGGCGCCGCGCTGTTCGCGATCGTCGTGTCGTTCCTGATTCAGGGCAAGTTCTAA
- the atpF gene encoding F0F1 ATP synthase subunit B translates to MSTLPFLMLIQEHAAAAGESAEAAKGGLLSPSGGLMFWTLIIFVILFFVLSKFAFKPITEAVEKREKSLEDAIAGAKADREAAAQLLAEHRAQIEAARSEAQKLIADGRVVGEKIRAEMVEETRGQQQDMLARARHEIESQKVRAIAELRREAVDLAIASAGKVIERNLDDESNRSIVERFLASIPSSPTSR, encoded by the coding sequence ATGTCTACGCTTCCTTTTCTGATGCTGATCCAGGAGCATGCAGCCGCTGCCGGTGAAAGCGCCGAGGCCGCCAAGGGCGGCCTTCTGTCACCGTCCGGCGGACTGATGTTCTGGACGCTGATCATATTCGTCATCCTGTTCTTCGTCCTCTCGAAGTTCGCATTCAAGCCGATCACCGAGGCGGTGGAGAAGCGCGAGAAGTCGCTCGAGGACGCGATCGCCGGCGCAAAGGCGGATCGTGAGGCCGCCGCTCAGCTACTTGCCGAGCACCGCGCGCAGATCGAGGCCGCACGCAGCGAAGCGCAGAAGCTGATTGCCGACGGGCGCGTGGTCGGCGAGAAGATCCGCGCCGAGATGGTCGAGGAGACGCGTGGGCAGCAGCAGGACATGCTCGCGCGCGCGCGCCACGAGATCGAAAGCCAGAAGGTGCGCGCCATCGCCGAGCTGCGCCGTGAGGCGGTGGACCTGGCGATCGCTAGCGCGGGCAAGGTGATCGAGAGGAACCTCGACGACGAGTCGAATCGCAGCATCGTCGAGAGATTCCTCGCTTCCATTCCGTCGTCGCCGACGAGCCGCTGA
- a CDS encoding F0F1 ATP synthase subunit delta, with protein sequence MRATTIAKNYAEALLELACRAEDPAGWGKLIRDVANGVEQDLTLRHFLESPKVSEAQKNEILFEALGDRVPRHFLRFLQTLVRKRRQMLIPQIAHEYDDLLDVHEGRVHANITVAREASAVDEARIAEQLSRVIGKKVVPRMNVNPAILGGVVVRIGDTVMDGSVRKRLARLKVRMLA encoded by the coding sequence ATGCGCGCCACGACGATCGCGAAGAACTATGCCGAGGCGCTGCTGGAGCTCGCGTGCCGCGCGGAGGATCCGGCGGGGTGGGGCAAGCTGATCCGCGACGTCGCGAACGGAGTGGAGCAGGACCTGACGCTGCGCCATTTCCTGGAGTCGCCGAAAGTCAGCGAAGCGCAGAAGAACGAGATTCTCTTCGAGGCACTTGGCGATCGCGTGCCGCGGCATTTTCTGAGGTTCCTGCAGACGCTGGTGCGGAAGCGCCGCCAGATGCTGATCCCGCAGATTGCGCATGAATACGATGACCTGCTCGACGTTCACGAGGGACGTGTTCACGCCAACATCACGGTCGCGCGTGAGGCGAGCGCGGTGGACGAGGCGCGGATCGCGGAGCAGCTATCGCGCGTGATCGGCAAGAAGGTGGTGCCGCGCATGAACGTGAATCCCGCGATACTCGGCGGCGTCGTCGTGCGCATCGGCGACACGGTGATGGACGGATCGGTGCGGAAGCGGCTCGCGCGGCTCAAGGTACGGATGCTGGCCTAG
- a CDS encoding cupin domain-containing protein: protein MTDEKKSRKRPKRAIPSGRVDITIVQKPWGHETIWAHTDRYVGKVLHIRAGHALSVQYHDRKDETVHLLSGELVYRVQMGTELEDMHLRAGESFRITPGTIHQMEAVTDCDVLEVSTPELDDVVRLSDRYGREGTSAP, encoded by the coding sequence ATGACTGACGAGAAAAAATCCAGGAAGAGGCCGAAGCGGGCCATTCCTTCCGGGAGAGTGGATATCACGATCGTCCAGAAGCCCTGGGGACATGAGACGATCTGGGCCCACACCGACCGCTACGTGGGCAAGGTGCTGCACATCAGGGCGGGACACGCCCTTTCCGTCCAGTACCATGACCGGAAGGACGAGACCGTGCATCTGCTGAGCGGTGAGCTGGTCTATCGCGTGCAGATGGGGACAGAGCTGGAGGACATGCACCTCAGGGCCGGCGAGTCCTTCCGCATCACGCCCGGCACCATTCACCAGATGGAAGCTGTCACCGATTGCGATGTGCTCGAGGTATCCACGCCCGAGCTCGACGACGTCGTGCGGCTTTCCGACAGATACGGCAGAGAGGGAACGAGCGCGCCATGA
- a CDS encoding sugar phosphate nucleotidyltransferase — MKVIIPLAGKGTRLRPHTHVTPKPMMRVAGKPVMSYVLDELRELGGIEEIIYITGHLKEKVEDFARKSLDIPSVFIEQKVQDGTAGAIALARDRIDQPVLIVFVDTIFDADLSVVNTTAADGIIWTKEVEDYQRFGVVVTDEDGNMTKIVEKPKTPISKRANIGLYYIKNWKLLFEGIDHVLASPTNQGEYYLTDAFQYMVDKGAKIKVIDVEGWYDAGKIETMLETNRTMLLKGQARRPANCGDCTIVEPVYIEDGVTLTGSTVGPNVSIGTGSTIENSQVSNSIIGTGARIKGSKITRSLVGDEAVLDGVVGEVSVGDQSEVRISPPG, encoded by the coding sequence ATGAAGGTGATCATTCCACTCGCGGGAAAGGGCACGCGTCTCCGTCCCCACACGCACGTAACGCCGAAGCCGATGATGCGAGTCGCCGGCAAGCCGGTGATGTCGTATGTACTCGACGAGCTGCGCGAGCTGGGCGGCATCGAAGAGATCATCTACATAACCGGCCATCTCAAGGAGAAAGTCGAGGATTTCGCGCGGAAGAGCCTCGACATTCCGTCGGTCTTCATCGAGCAGAAGGTTCAGGACGGAACTGCTGGCGCGATCGCGCTGGCGAGGGACCGGATCGACCAGCCGGTGTTGATTGTCTTCGTGGACACGATCTTCGACGCGGATCTGTCGGTCGTTAACACAACCGCTGCCGACGGAATAATCTGGACCAAGGAGGTCGAGGACTACCAGCGGTTCGGCGTGGTTGTGACCGACGAGGACGGCAACATGACGAAGATCGTCGAGAAGCCGAAGACGCCGATCTCGAAGCGTGCGAACATCGGCCTCTACTATATAAAGAACTGGAAGCTGCTGTTCGAGGGCATTGACCACGTGCTCGCGTCGCCGACGAACCAGGGTGAGTATTACCTCACCGATGCGTTCCAGTACATGGTAGACAAGGGCGCGAAGATTAAGGTGATTGACGTCGAAGGGTGGTACGACGCGGGCAAGATCGAGACTATGCTCGAGACCAACCGGACGATGCTGCTGAAGGGTCAGGCGCGAAGGCCGGCCAATTGCGGCGACTGCACGATCGTGGAGCCCGTTTACATCGAAGATGGCGTGACGCTCACCGGCTCGACGGTCGGACCGAATGTCTCGATCGGGACGGGAAGCACGATCGAGAATTCCCAGGTGAGCAACTCCATTATCGGCACGGGCGCCCGGATCAAAGGGTCGAAGATCACCCGGTCGCTTGTCGGTGATGAGGCGGTGCTCGATGGCGTGGTGGGCGAAGTCAGCGTTGGCGATCAATCCGAGGTGAGAATATCGCCCCCAGGCTGA
- a CDS encoding MFS transporter produces MSKNVVALSGVSFLTDVATEMIYPLLPVFLSTVLGANASFIGAIEGAAESTAALLKLASGWWSDKIKKRKSLVVWGYGIATVARPFTAMAQTATQVLAIRLTDRIGKGIRSSPRDALLADSADADSRGRAFGFHAAMDNAGAVLGPLIAFALLHYFDLSLRSVFWLAAIPGALAFIVLVVAVKEVARQEAPAPAGSAPHLSISEKLGKRFWAYLFVVLIFTLGNSTDAFLLLRSNQLGVAVALAPILWAVLNLVKAALGTWGGSLSDKLGRKPLIVSGWLLYAAVYFGFARASQQWHAWALIATYGVFYALTEGTEKALVADIVPEARRGAAFGWFNLAVGLGALPASLIFGAIWDRAGAHNAFLFGASLALVAAVGMAIVAPGRRPQNRVAT; encoded by the coding sequence CTGAGCAAGAACGTCGTCGCGCTCAGTGGGGTCAGCTTCCTCACTGACGTCGCGACGGAGATGATCTATCCGCTGCTGCCCGTATTTCTCAGCACGGTGCTGGGCGCGAACGCGAGCTTCATCGGAGCGATAGAGGGTGCGGCGGAATCAACGGCGGCGCTGCTCAAGCTTGCCAGCGGATGGTGGTCGGACAAGATAAAGAAGCGCAAGTCGCTGGTCGTCTGGGGCTATGGCATCGCGACTGTCGCGCGTCCGTTCACGGCGATGGCGCAGACGGCGACACAGGTGCTCGCGATTCGCCTGACCGACAGGATCGGGAAGGGAATAAGAAGCTCGCCGAGGGACGCGTTGCTGGCCGATTCGGCGGATGCGGACTCGCGCGGGCGGGCGTTCGGCTTTCACGCGGCGATGGACAATGCGGGCGCAGTGCTTGGACCACTCATCGCGTTCGCGCTGCTCCATTACTTCGATCTTTCGTTGCGGAGTGTGTTCTGGCTCGCGGCGATTCCCGGTGCGCTCGCGTTCATCGTTCTCGTGGTGGCCGTGAAGGAAGTCGCGCGCCAGGAGGCACCGGCGCCGGCCGGGTCAGCGCCGCATCTCTCGATATCGGAGAAGCTGGGCAAGCGGTTCTGGGCCTACCTCTTCGTCGTGCTGATCTTCACGCTCGGGAATTCCACCGACGCCTTTCTGCTCTTGCGATCGAATCAGCTCGGAGTCGCCGTGGCGCTGGCACCGATTCTGTGGGCGGTGTTGAATCTGGTGAAGGCGGCGCTCGGTACGTGGGGCGGATCGCTGTCGGATAAACTCGGCAGGAAACCGCTTATCGTTTCGGGATGGCTGCTGTACGCCGCTGTGTATTTCGGATTCGCGCGCGCAAGCCAGCAGTGGCATGCGTGGGCGCTGATCGCGACTTATGGCGTTTTCTACGCGCTGACCGAGGGGACCGAGAAAGCGCTCGTCGCCGACATTGTCCCGGAGGCGAGACGCGGAGCGGCGTTCGGGTGGTTCAATCTCGCTGTTGGGCTTGGCGCGCTGCCGGCATCGCTGATCTTCGGCGCGATCTGGGACAGAGCGGGCGCGCATAACGCATTTCTGTTCGGCGCTTCGCTGGCACTCGTCGCAGCAGTTGGAATGGCGATTGTTGCCCCTGGCCGCCGTCCGCAGAATCGCGTGGCGACCTGA
- a CDS encoding YbdD/YjiX family protein, which translates to MTQLAVRLAEVARVMRAILGAPDYERYVAHVTHCHPDREPIMSRDQFMRERMDTRYTRPGSRCC; encoded by the coding sequence ATGACGCAGCTCGCAGTCAGGCTCGCCGAGGTCGCGCGTGTAATGCGCGCGATCCTTGGCGCGCCTGACTACGAGCGGTACGTCGCCCATGTGACGCACTGCCATCCGGACCGTGAGCCCATCATGTCCCGCGATCAGTTCATGCGAGAACGGATGGACACACGCTACACCAGGCCGGGAAGCAGGTGCTGCTGA
- a CDS encoding prolyl oligopeptidase family serine peptidase, giving the protein MQKILLALLIAAPLGAQQTSAPFDFSIRNIMRGPELYGTVPQDVRWSADNKWIYFTWLKPGTDWRETPKRFRVRAVPGAKPERVSPAQFDSAGALATSGHRSSNGRYQAVEHNGDLYITDMQRGTTRRLTQTNARERQPEFSADGTKVYFIRDNNAYSIDLNGGLIRQLTDLRAGPEPADSAKATGQRGRIEQQQRDLFEAIRDRVRADSIVKAERKERESRGIKPYYTQRGEELASFSSAPDAGSLLITTRVPPQGARGNDIPRFVTESGYAEQIRGRDNVGDVQDKGRIGLLNLTTDSLTWLKPYPTDTANGFVVPLGWSHDGRHGAFYAFTSDNKVRVLQSVDPTGKLTTLETLRDTAWVDGPCAFGCTGWYDGGRRFYHVSEASGYAHLYTVAADGSDRRQLTSGKWEVLSVELSPDGRTFYLQTNEPSPFEEQFYRMSVNGGAREQITTKSGRHRVTVSPDGTLLADVHSYVNRPPDLFLMSNKAGAAMSQLTVSPSAEWLSFNWITPEIVMIPASDGVMVPAHIYRPKDMGTQSNGAAVIFVHGAGYLHNVGHFWSEYPREYMFNQFLASKGYTVLDVDYRGSAGYGRDWRTAIYRYMGGRDLHDQVDASKYLTKEYQIDPERIGIYGGSYGGFITLFALFTQPQYFGVGAAIRSVTDWAHYNHGYTSNILNFPQTDTVAFHRSSPIYFAEGLKDPLLILHGMVDTNVLFQDVVRLTQRLIELGKKDWELAVYPVEDHAFVRPSSWTDEYGRIFRIFEENLPSRVPLKPDAP; this is encoded by the coding sequence ATGCAAAAGATTCTGTTAGCACTTCTCATCGCTGCGCCTCTTGGAGCGCAGCAGACCTCAGCACCCTTCGATTTCTCCATAAGGAACATCATGCGCGGCCCGGAGCTGTACGGCACGGTCCCGCAGGACGTTCGATGGAGCGCTGACAACAAGTGGATCTACTTCACCTGGCTCAAGCCGGGCACCGACTGGCGCGAGACGCCGAAGCGGTTCCGCGTTCGCGCGGTTCCGGGAGCGAAGCCCGAGCGCGTGTCACCCGCGCAGTTTGACTCGGCTGGCGCCCTCGCGACGAGCGGCCACCGATCGTCGAACGGCCGGTACCAGGCCGTCGAGCACAACGGCGACCTGTACATCACCGACATGCAGCGGGGCACTACGCGCCGCCTCACCCAGACCAATGCTCGCGAGCGCCAGCCCGAATTCTCGGCCGACGGCACGAAAGTGTATTTCATCCGCGACAACAACGCGTACTCGATTGATCTGAATGGTGGGCTGATCCGCCAGCTCACCGACTTGCGCGCGGGTCCCGAACCGGCCGATTCGGCAAAGGCGACCGGACAGCGCGGGCGCATCGAGCAGCAACAGCGCGATCTCTTCGAGGCGATCCGCGACCGTGTGCGCGCGGACAGCATAGTGAAAGCCGAGCGAAAGGAGCGCGAGTCTCGCGGCATCAAGCCGTATTACACCCAGCGCGGCGAAGAGCTGGCTTCCTTCTCTTCTGCGCCGGACGCCGGGTCCCTGCTCATCACGACGCGAGTCCCGCCGCAGGGCGCGCGCGGAAACGACATTCCCCGCTTCGTTACCGAGAGCGGCTACGCGGAGCAGATCCGCGGTCGGGACAACGTGGGAGACGTTCAGGACAAGGGACGCATCGGCCTTCTGAACCTGACCACCGACAGTCTTACATGGCTCAAGCCGTATCCCACCGATACAGCCAACGGGTTCGTTGTGCCTCTTGGCTGGAGCCACGACGGCAGGCATGGCGCTTTCTACGCGTTCACCTCGGACAACAAGGTGCGTGTGCTGCAGTCAGTGGATCCGACGGGAAAACTCACCACGCTCGAGACTCTGCGCGACACGGCGTGGGTCGACGGGCCATGCGCCTTTGGTTGCACTGGATGGTATGACGGCGGCCGCCGCTTCTATCATGTGTCGGAAGCCAGCGGGTACGCGCACCTCTACACTGTCGCTGCCGATGGATCGGATCGCCGACAGCTCACGAGCGGCAAGTGGGAAGTCCTCAGCGTCGAGCTCTCTCCCGACGGCAGGACATTCTATCTGCAGACGAACGAGCCATCGCCTTTCGAGGAGCAATTCTACCGGATGTCGGTAAACGGAGGCGCGCGCGAGCAGATCACGACGAAGTCGGGCCGCCACCGCGTGACCGTATCACCCGATGGAACGCTGCTTGCCGACGTTCACTCGTATGTGAACCGTCCGCCCGATCTCTTCCTGATGTCGAACAAGGCGGGCGCGGCGATGTCGCAGCTTACCGTGTCACCGAGCGCCGAGTGGCTGTCGTTCAACTGGATCACGCCGGAGATCGTGATGATTCCGGCGAGCGACGGTGTGATGGTCCCGGCGCACATCTACAGGCCGAAGGACATGGGTACCCAGTCCAACGGTGCGGCCGTGATCTTCGTGCACGGCGCGGGCTATCTGCACAACGTCGGGCATTTCTGGTCAGAGTATCCGCGCGAGTACATGTTCAACCAGTTCCTCGCGTCGAAGGGATATACCGTACTCGACGTGGATTACCGCGGATCGGCTGGTTACGGCCGTGACTGGCGCACCGCGATCTATCGCTACATGGGCGGGCGCGATCTCCACGACCAGGTGGATGCGTCGAAGTATCTGACGAAGGAATATCAGATAGATCCGGAGCGGATCGGCATCTACGGCGGGAGCTACGGCGGATTCATCACGTTGTTCGCGCTGTTCACGCAGCCGCAGTACTTCGGCGTGGGGGCGGCGATCCGAAGCGTGACGGACTGGGCCCATTACAATCACGGCTACACTTCGAACATCCTCAACTTCCCTCAGACCGATACGGTAGCGTTTCACAGGTCATCGCCGATCTATTTCGCCGAGGGTCTCAAGGATCCGCTGCTGATCCTGCATGGAATGGTGGATACGAACGTGCTGTTCCAGGATGTCGTCCGTCTCACGCAGCGTCTGATAGAGCTGGGCAAGAAGGACTGGGAGCTGGCGGTATATCCCGTCGAGGATCACGCGTTCGTGAGGCCGTCTTCGTGGACCGACGAGTACGGAAGAATCTTCAGGATCTTCGAGGAGAATCTTCCGTCGCGTGTCCCGCTCAAGCCAGACGCGCCGTGA
- a CDS encoding carbon starvation CstA family protein — protein MRRITQTLILVLIGILGMASFARLALERGEPVNAAWLLTAAICTYYIAYRVYSRIIATRVFELNDERATPAVRLNDGRDYTPTNKWIVFGHHFAAIAGPGPLVGPTLAAQFGFLPGALWIIVGVALGGAVQDFVILCSSMRRDGKTLGQMAKDEIGTVAGYTALVAVLGIMIVLISVLALVIVNALKSSPWGVVTIALTIPIALLMGGYMRWIRPHRVLEASAIGVFLLIFALYAGRWVAENPAVAPMFTLTGPTLAILIMIYGFAASVLPVWLLLAPRDYLSAFVKIGVVVALAVGILIVLPPLQMPALTQFTDGTGPVFAGKVFPFVFITIACGAISGFHALVASGTTPKLIARETDARMIGYGAMLVESLVAVMALIAACVLTPGIYFAINAPAGVLGTTAQTAAEAIRAWGFTLNPAEIETLARQVGETSLLSRTGGAPSLAVGMAHLFSRVLGGSGAMALWYHFAIMFEALFILTTLDAGTRVGRFMLQDLLSHVWAPIGRVSWYPAVVGTSALFVMMWGYFLYQGVMDPLGGINSLWPLFGISNQLLAAVALCVGTTVIIKMGKARYAWMTILPLAWLAVVTLSGGWLKIFSDNPKLGFLSHARMLEGFVAAGATPPGVASLEAARRMMFNDHLDAAVAAFFMIAVVVILVESARVWIRILTGRVPATSTEVNFSHTRDFAVDATAG, from the coding sequence ATGCGCAGGATAACTCAGACGCTGATACTGGTCCTGATCGGCATCCTCGGCATGGCCAGCTTCGCGCGGCTGGCGCTCGAGCGCGGAGAGCCCGTCAACGCAGCATGGCTCCTCACCGCCGCGATCTGCACCTACTACATCGCGTACCGGGTGTACAGCCGGATCATCGCGACACGTGTCTTTGAGCTGAACGACGAGCGGGCGACTCCCGCCGTGCGACTCAACGACGGGCGCGACTACACGCCGACGAACAAGTGGATCGTCTTCGGTCACCACTTCGCCGCCATTGCGGGACCCGGTCCTCTGGTCGGGCCGACGCTCGCCGCGCAGTTCGGATTCCTCCCCGGCGCGCTCTGGATCATCGTCGGGGTCGCGCTCGGCGGAGCGGTGCAGGATTTCGTCATCCTCTGCTCTTCGATGCGGCGCGACGGCAAAACACTCGGCCAGATGGCCAAGGACGAGATCGGGACCGTTGCCGGATACACTGCTCTCGTGGCGGTGCTCGGCATCATGATCGTGCTGATATCGGTGCTGGCGCTCGTGATCGTGAACGCGCTCAAGTCGAGCCCGTGGGGAGTGGTGACCATAGCGCTCACGATTCCGATCGCGCTTCTCATGGGCGGATACATGCGATGGATCCGCCCGCATCGCGTTCTCGAGGCGAGCGCGATCGGCGTGTTTCTGTTGATCTTCGCGCTCTACGCGGGGAGATGGGTCGCCGAGAATCCGGCGGTCGCGCCGATGTTCACGCTCACCGGTCCGACGCTGGCGATCCTGATCATGATCTATGGATTCGCCGCGTCGGTGCTCCCGGTCTGGCTTCTCCTCGCCCCGCGAGACTATCTATCGGCGTTCGTGAAGATCGGAGTGGTCGTGGCGCTCGCGGTTGGCATCCTCATCGTGCTGCCGCCATTGCAGATGCCGGCGCTGACACAGTTCACCGATGGAACGGGACCGGTCTTCGCGGGGAAAGTCTTTCCTTTCGTCTTCATAACCATCGCGTGCGGGGCGATCTCCGGCTTCCACGCCCTCGTCGCATCGGGGACCACACCCAAGCTCATAGCCCGCGAGACCGACGCGCGGATGATCGGATATGGCGCGATGCTGGTCGAGTCACTCGTCGCCGTGATGGCCCTCATCGCGGCCTGCGTTCTCACACCGGGCATCTACTTCGCCATCAACGCCCCCGCCGGAGTACTCGGCACAACGGCGCAAACCGCGGCTGAGGCGATCAGAGCGTGGGGATTCACGCTGAATCCGGCGGAGATCGAGACCCTCGCGCGCCAGGTTGGTGAGACCTCGCTTCTCTCGCGCACGGGAGGCGCGCCGAGTCTCGCGGTGGGAATGGCGCATCTCTTCTCGAGGGTGCTCGGTGGAAGCGGAGCGATGGCGCTCTGGTATCACTTCGCGATCATGTTCGAGGCGCTGTTCATTCTCACGACGCTCGATGCAGGGACGCGCGTGGGAAGGTTCATGCTCCAGGACCTGCTCTCACATGTATGGGCCCCCATCGGTCGCGTGTCATGGTATCCCGCGGTCGTCGGAACGAGCGCGCTCTTCGTGATGATGTGGGGCTATTTCCTCTATCAGGGGGTGATGGATCCGCTCGGTGGGATCAACTCGTTGTGGCCGCTGTTCGGGATATCGAATCAACTCCTCGCAGCGGTGGCTTTGTGCGTCGGCACGACGGTGATCATCAAGATGGGGAAGGCGCGCTACGCGTGGATGACGATTCTTCCGTTGGCGTGGCTCGCTGTCGTGACGCTGAGCGGCGGCTGGCTCAAGATTTTCTCGGACAATCCGAAGCTCGGATTTCTCTCTCATGCCCGCATGCTCGAGGGATTCGTTGCGGCGGGAGCGACGCCGCCGGGTGTCGCTTCGCTCGAAGCGGCGAGGCGAATGATGTTCAACGATCATCTCGATGCCGCTGTCGCAGCGTTTTTCATGATCGCGGTCGTGGTGATTCTTGTGGAGTCCGCCAGAGTGTGGATTCGGATCCTGACCGGACGCGTACCCGCCACAAGCACGGAAGTAAACTTCAGCCACACGCGGGACTTCGCTGTTGACGCAACCGCGGGTTAG